One Phoenix dactylifera cultivar Barhee BC4 unplaced genomic scaffold, palm_55x_up_171113_PBpolish2nd_filt_p 001366F, whole genome shotgun sequence genomic window carries:
- the LOC120108501 gene encoding caffeoylshikimate esterase-like produces MVHPVAEADERSPFGQLTASEFYARHSVSHGSSSFVNPRGLRIFTQWWAPVPPADVVGTIGVVHGFTGESSWLVQLTAVYLAKAGFAVGALDHQGHGFSDGLVAHIPDIEPVVDDCVAFFDAFRARYPPELPCFLYAESLGGAIALLIHLRERKRAQDQNEGGVPLHDECQSFRDWDGLVLNGAMCGISPKFKPPWPLEHLLWVAAALVPTWRVAVTRGSIPDVSFKVEWKRRLALASPRRPVARPRAATALELLRVCREVQGRYEEVALPMLIVHGGDDVVCDPACVQELYRRAGSKDKTLRIYPGMWHQLVGEPDENVELVFGVILDWLKARALRAASQPQQERVEGEAAAF; encoded by the coding sequence ATGGTTCACCCGGTGGCCGAGGCCGACGAGCGGAGCCCTTTCGGCCAGCTGACAGCGTCGGAGTTCTACGCGCGGCACTCCGTCTCCCACGGCTCCTCGTCCTTCGTCAACCCCCGGGGCCTCCGCATCTTCACCCAGTGGTGGGCCCCGGTCCCCCCAGCCGACGTCGTCGGCACCATCGGCGTCGTCCACGGCTTCACCGGGGAGTCCAGCTGGCTCGTCCAGCTCACCGCCGTCTACCTCGCCAAGGCGGGCTTCGCGGTGGGCGCCCTCGACCACCAGGGCCACGGCTTCTCCGACGGCCTCGTCGCCCACATCCCGGACATCGAGCCCGTCGTGGACGATTGCGTCGCCTTCTTCGACGCCTTCCGCGCCCGCTACCCGCCGGAGCTGCCGTGTTTCCTCTACGCGGAGTCGCTGGGCGGGGCGATCGCGCTGCTCATCCACCTCCGGGAGCGGAAGAGGGCTCAAGATCAAAACGAGGGCGGCGTCCCCCTCCATGATGAGTGCCAGAGCTTTCGGGATTGGGACGGGTTGGTCCTCAACGGGGCCATGTGCGGCATAAGCCCCAAGTTCAAGCCCCCCTGGCCCCTGGAGCACTTGCTGTGGGTTGCCGCCGCCCTGGTGCCCACGTGGCGGGTGGCCGTCACCCGGGGCTCCATCCCGGACGTCTCCTTTAAGGTGGAGTGGAAGCGCCGGCTGGCGCTGGCGAGCCCCCGCCGGCCGGTGGCGCGGCCCCGGGCGGCGACGGCGCTGGAACTGCTGCGGGTTTGCCGGGAGGTGCAGGGGCGCTACGAGGAGGTGGCGCTGCCAATGTTGATCGTGCACGGCGGGGACGACGTCGTGTGCGACCCGGCTTGTGTGCAGGAGCTTTACCGCCGGGCGGGCAGCAAGGACAAGACCCTCCGCATCTACCCCGGGATGTGGCACCAGCTGGTCGGCGAGCCTGACGAGAACGTCGAGCTCGTCTTCGGCGTGATCCTCGACTGGCTCAAGGCCCGAGCGCTGCGGGCTGCCTCCCAACCCCAGCAGGAGCGTGTTGAAGGCGAAGCTGCTGCATTCTAA
- the LOC103696478 gene encoding ABC transporter G family member STR2-like — MMASDYRRDAVIDITGPPPSFTGGLEFAGVTYSVTKKQEVDGKSVSQEVDLLHRITGYAPKRCVTAVMGPSGAGKSTFLDALAGRIASGSLKGRVSLDGAEMSPSLIKRSSAYIMQDDRLFPMLTVYETLMFAADFRLGSISRADKKQRVEKLIEQLGLTSSRNTRIGDEGMRGVSGGERRRVSIGVDIIHGPPLLFLDEPTSGLDSTSAHSVIERVYHIARAGSTVILTIHQPSYRIQMLLDHLIILARGQLMFMGAPKDVAGHLGRMGRKVPTGENSIEHLLDVIQEYDQSEVGVTALAQFCLTGLKPPRVSSKGDQHSVSTVPPTPVVAGHHHRGLGGALGAVERLGGKQGGMEEFDHSVRSASSRSPWSGSQSGIMETLKFTPSRHRRDYHHQRGSNNPPSLSPGCYTYSNEILPGTPTPHSSDYTVNEGDYLTPNILGGAPTEQVGLMGLGPNFANSYLVEVWVLMRRNLTNIWRTPELFLSRQMVLTVMGSMMATMFLHPKDNPQGITNRLSFFIFTVCLFFFSSNDAVPAFIQERYIFIRETSHNTYRASSYTIAGLVTYLPFLLVQAATYAFIVWFALRLHGSFYYFLLVLYVSLLATNSFVIFVSSIVPNFILGYASVIAFTALFFLFCGYFLSSQAIPRGWKWMNTISTMKYPYEGLLMNEFVKHRIFSTDPSTGLTVTGGDILREMSVSLEESAKWKMVLYLLGWAVFYRILFYLILRFASKNQRS; from the exons ATGATGGCAAGTGATTACCGCCGGGACGCCGTGATCGACATCACGGGGCCGCCTCCAAGCTTCACAGGCGGGCTCGAGTTTGCCGGGGTGACCTACAGCGTGACCAAGAAGCAGGAGGTGGACGGGAAGTCGGTGTCGCAGGAGGTGGACCTGCTGCACCGCATCACCGGGTACGCCCCCAAGAGGTGCGTCACCGCCGTGATGGGGCCGAGCGGCGCCGGCAAGTCCACCTTCCTCGATGCGCTCGCCGGCCGGATCGCGAGTGGGAGCCTCAAGGGGCGGGTGTCTCTGGACGGCGCGGAGATGAGCCCCAGCCTGATCAAGCGCAGCTCCGCCTACATCATGCAGGACGACCGCCTCTTCCCCATGCTTACCGTCTACGAGACGCTCATGTTCGCCGCCGACTTCCGCCTCGGCTCCATCTCTCGCGCCGACAAGAAGCAGAGGGTGGAGAAGCTCATCGAGCAGCTCGGATTGACG TCGTCGAGAAACACACGCATTGGGGACGAGGGCATGCGAGGGGTGTCGGGTGGGGAGCGCCGGCGAGTGTCCATAGGGGTGGACATCATCCACGGGCCACCACTGCTGTTCCTGGATGAGCCCACATCGGGGCTGGATTCTACCAGTGCCCACAGCGTGATCGAGCGGGTGTACCACATTGCGCGCGCCGGGAGCACCGTCatcctcaccatccaccagcccTCATACCGCATCCAGATGTTGTTGGACCATCTCATCATCCTGGCCCGTGGCCAGCTCATGTTCATGGGCGCCCCCAAGGACGTGGCCGGCCACCTCGGCCGCATGGGACGCAAGGTCCCTACGGGCGAGAATTCCATCGAGCACCTTTTGGACGTCATTCAAGAGTACGACCAGTCCGAAGTCGGGGTCACGGCCCTAGCTCAGTTCTGCCTCACTGGGCTCAAGCCGCCGCGTGTCTCTAGCAAGGGGGACCAGCACTCAGTCTCCACGGTCCCACCCACGCCAGTCGTGGCGGGGCACCATCATCGAGGACTAGGAGGAGCCTTGGGCGCCGTGGAACGGTTGGGTGGGAAGCAGGGCGGGATGGAAGAGTTCGATCATAGCGTGAGGAGCGCTTCCTCCAGGTCACCATGGAGCGGCAGCCAGAGCGGCATCATGGAGACGCTCAAATTTACGCCCTCTCGCCATCGAAGGGACTATCATCACCAAAGGGGATccaacaatcctccaag CCTGTCTCCGGGGTGTTATACCTACTCAAATGAGATCCTGCCCGGCACGCCGACACCCCACAGCAGTGACTACACAGTGAATGAGGGTGACTACTTGACCCCAAACATTCTAGGGGGCGCGCCCACCGAACAGGTTGGTCTTATGGGACTTGGCCCCAATTTCGCGAACTCGTACCTGGTAGAGGTGTGGGTGCTAATGCGACGCAACTTGACCAACATCTGGCGCACCCCGGAGCTGTTCTTGTCTCGACAAATGGTGCTGACGGTGATGGGGTCGATGATGGCCACCATGTTCCTACACCCCAAGGACAACCCTCAGGGCATCACTAATCGCCTCAGCTTCTTCATCTTCACCGTCTGcctctttttcttctcatcCAATGATGCTGTCCCGGCGTTCATCCAGGAGCGCTACATTTTCATTCGCGAGACCTCTCACAATACCTACCGTGCTTCCTCTTACACCATTGCTGGCCTCGTCACCTACCTCCCCTTCCTCCTCGTCCAGGCCGCCACTTACGCCTTCATCGTTTGGTTTGCCCTCCGCCTTCATGGTAGCTTCTACTACTTCCTCCTCGTGCTCTATGTCTCGTTGCTTGCCACCAACTCCTTCGTCATCTTCGTTAGTTCTATCGTCCCCAACTTCATCCTTGGCTATGCCTCCGTCATTGCATTCACTgccctcttctttctcttctgtgGCTACTTCCTTAGCAGCCAGGCCATCCCCCGAGGGTGGAAGTGGATGAACACCATCTCCACCATGAAATACCCTTATGAGGGCTTGCTGATGAACGAGTTTGTCAAGCACCGCATCTTCTCGACGGATCCCTCAACGGGGCTCACTGTGACCGGGGGGGACATCCTACGCGAAATGTCCGTTAGTCTGGAGGAGTCGGCCAAGTGGAAAATGGTGCTTTACCTCTTGGGGTGGGCGGTGTTCTATCGCATCCTCTTCTATCTCATCCTCCGATTTGCATCCAAGAATCAGAGATCATAG
- the LOC103696472 gene encoding protein TRIGALACTOSYLDIACYLGLYCEROL 3, chloroplastic-like isoform X1, with protein MLSPSVRQIIIAGGTSSSFSSVFPGSGSGSGSRTDMSSSTVLWASLRSSPSTGLRGHQKPLIPSSSVRRRWGGSCWDRGRKILCACTAPPRNWGDGPPSLDTYNSSISKNLGVGNDVRDEHDILIECRDVHKSFGDKQILRGVSFKIRHGEAVGIVGPSGTGKSTVLKIMAGLLAPDKQGEVFICGRKRHGLVSDEEISGLRIGLVFQSAALFDSLTVRENVGFLLYENSKMSEDRIAELVAENLAAVGLKGVEDRLPSELSGGMKKRVALARSLIFDNTKEVVEPEVLLYDEPTAGLDPIASTVVEDLIRSVHMKGEDALGKPGKIASYVVVTHQHSTIKRAVDRLLFLYEGRIVWEGMTHEFTTSTNPIVRQFASGSLDGPIKY; from the exons ATGCTCTCTCCCTCTGTTCGCCAGATTATAATCGCGGGCGGAACGtcatcatcattttcatcaGTCTTTCCCGGTTCCGGCTCCGGCTCCGGCTCCCGCACGGACATGTCGAGCAGTACGGTCTTATGGGCCAGCTTGCGGAGCTCTCCCTCCACCGGTCTCCGGGGGCATCAGAAACCTCTCATTCCCAGCAGCAGCGTCAGGAGGAGGTGGGGCGGTTCGTGCTGGGATCGTGGGAGGAAGATCCTCTGCGCCTGCACCGCCCCTCCGCGGAATTGGGGCGACGGCCCTCCTTCCCTCGATACCTAT AATTCATCCATCTCCAAGAATTTGGGAGTGGGTAATGATGTcagggatgaacatgacattcTTATCGAGTGCAGAGATGTCCACAAATCCTTCGGGGACAAGCAAATATTGAGAGGTGTGAGCTTCAAG ATTAGGCATGGTGAAGCTGTTGGGATTGTAGGCCCTTCAGGCACTGGCAAATCAACGGTGCTCAAGATAATGGCCGGGCTTTTAGCCCCAGACAAG CAGGGTGAGGTTTTTATCTGTGGAAGAAAGAGACATGGTTTGGTCAGTGATGAGGAAATCTCAGGCCTCCGGATTGGCTTG GTGTTTCAGAGTGCAGCACTTTTTGATTCTCTTACAGTCCGTGAAAATGTTGGTTTTCTATT GTATGAAAATTCCAAGATGTCAGAGGATAGGATAGCAGAACTTGTGGCAGAAAATTTGGCAGCAGTGGGGCTAAAG GGAGTTGAAGACCGTTTGCCATCTGAACTGTCTGGTGGCATGAAAAAACGTGTAGCTTTAGCTAGGTCTCTGATATTTGATAACACAAAGGAGGTGGTAGAACCAGAG GTGCTCTTGTATGATGAACCCACAGCAGGACTTGATCCTATTGCTTCCACCGTAGTTGAAGATCTCATCCGCTCTGTGCATATGAAAGGAGAGGATGCCCTTGGAAAGCCAGGAAAGATCGCATCCTATGTGGTTGTCACTCATCAGCACAGCACCATAAAAAGAGCTGTTGATAG ATTGTTGTTTCTTTATGAGGGAAGGATAGTGTGGGAAGGAATGACTCATGAATTTACCACATCCACAAATCCCATAGTCAGACAG TTTGCATCTGGCAGCTTAGATGGGCCGATCAAATACTAA
- the LOC103696472 gene encoding protein TRIGALACTOSYLDIACYLGLYCEROL 3, chloroplastic-like isoform X3 → MSSSTVLWASLRSSPSTGLRGHQKPLIPSSSVRRRWGGSCWDRGRKILCACTAPPRNWGDGPPSLDTYNSSISKNLGVGNDVRDEHDILIECRDVHKSFGDKQILRGVSFKIRHGEAVGIVGPSGTGKSTVLKIMAGLLAPDKQGEVFICGRKRHGLVSDEEISGLRIGLVFQSAALFDSLTVRENVGFLLYENSKMSEDRIAELVAENLAAVGLKGVEDRLPSELSGGMKKRVALARSLIFDNTKEVVEPEVLLYDEPTAGLDPIASTVVEDLIRSVHMKGEDALGKPGKIASYVVVTHQHSTIKRAVDRLLFLYEGRIVWEGMTHEFTTSTNPIVRQFASGSLDGPIKY, encoded by the exons ATGTCGAGCAGTACGGTCTTATGGGCCAGCTTGCGGAGCTCTCCCTCCACCGGTCTCCGGGGGCATCAGAAACCTCTCATTCCCAGCAGCAGCGTCAGGAGGAGGTGGGGCGGTTCGTGCTGGGATCGTGGGAGGAAGATCCTCTGCGCCTGCACCGCCCCTCCGCGGAATTGGGGCGACGGCCCTCCTTCCCTCGATACCTAT AATTCATCCATCTCCAAGAATTTGGGAGTGGGTAATGATGTcagggatgaacatgacattcTTATCGAGTGCAGAGATGTCCACAAATCCTTCGGGGACAAGCAAATATTGAGAGGTGTGAGCTTCAAG ATTAGGCATGGTGAAGCTGTTGGGATTGTAGGCCCTTCAGGCACTGGCAAATCAACGGTGCTCAAGATAATGGCCGGGCTTTTAGCCCCAGACAAG CAGGGTGAGGTTTTTATCTGTGGAAGAAAGAGACATGGTTTGGTCAGTGATGAGGAAATCTCAGGCCTCCGGATTGGCTTG GTGTTTCAGAGTGCAGCACTTTTTGATTCTCTTACAGTCCGTGAAAATGTTGGTTTTCTATT GTATGAAAATTCCAAGATGTCAGAGGATAGGATAGCAGAACTTGTGGCAGAAAATTTGGCAGCAGTGGGGCTAAAG GGAGTTGAAGACCGTTTGCCATCTGAACTGTCTGGTGGCATGAAAAAACGTGTAGCTTTAGCTAGGTCTCTGATATTTGATAACACAAAGGAGGTGGTAGAACCAGAG GTGCTCTTGTATGATGAACCCACAGCAGGACTTGATCCTATTGCTTCCACCGTAGTTGAAGATCTCATCCGCTCTGTGCATATGAAAGGAGAGGATGCCCTTGGAAAGCCAGGAAAGATCGCATCCTATGTGGTTGTCACTCATCAGCACAGCACCATAAAAAGAGCTGTTGATAG ATTGTTGTTTCTTTATGAGGGAAGGATAGTGTGGGAAGGAATGACTCATGAATTTACCACATCCACAAATCCCATAGTCAGACAG TTTGCATCTGGCAGCTTAGATGGGCCGATCAAATACTAA
- the LOC103696472 gene encoding protein TRIGALACTOSYLDIACYLGLYCEROL 3, chloroplastic-like isoform X2 — MLSPSVRQIIIAGGTSSSFSSVFPGSGSGSGSRTDMSSSTVLWASLRSSPSTGLRGHQKPLIPSSSVRRRWGGSCWDRGRKILCACTAPPRNWGDGPPSLDTYNSSISKNLGVGNDVRDEHDILIECRDVHKSFGDKQILRGVSFKIRHGEAVGIVGPSGTGKSTVLKIMAGLLAPDKGEVFICGRKRHGLVSDEEISGLRIGLVFQSAALFDSLTVRENVGFLLYENSKMSEDRIAELVAENLAAVGLKGVEDRLPSELSGGMKKRVALARSLIFDNTKEVVEPEVLLYDEPTAGLDPIASTVVEDLIRSVHMKGEDALGKPGKIASYVVVTHQHSTIKRAVDRLLFLYEGRIVWEGMTHEFTTSTNPIVRQFASGSLDGPIKY, encoded by the exons ATGCTCTCTCCCTCTGTTCGCCAGATTATAATCGCGGGCGGAACGtcatcatcattttcatcaGTCTTTCCCGGTTCCGGCTCCGGCTCCGGCTCCCGCACGGACATGTCGAGCAGTACGGTCTTATGGGCCAGCTTGCGGAGCTCTCCCTCCACCGGTCTCCGGGGGCATCAGAAACCTCTCATTCCCAGCAGCAGCGTCAGGAGGAGGTGGGGCGGTTCGTGCTGGGATCGTGGGAGGAAGATCCTCTGCGCCTGCACCGCCCCTCCGCGGAATTGGGGCGACGGCCCTCCTTCCCTCGATACCTAT AATTCATCCATCTCCAAGAATTTGGGAGTGGGTAATGATGTcagggatgaacatgacattcTTATCGAGTGCAGAGATGTCCACAAATCCTTCGGGGACAAGCAAATATTGAGAGGTGTGAGCTTCAAG ATTAGGCATGGTGAAGCTGTTGGGATTGTAGGCCCTTCAGGCACTGGCAAATCAACGGTGCTCAAGATAATGGCCGGGCTTTTAGCCCCAGACAAG GGTGAGGTTTTTATCTGTGGAAGAAAGAGACATGGTTTGGTCAGTGATGAGGAAATCTCAGGCCTCCGGATTGGCTTG GTGTTTCAGAGTGCAGCACTTTTTGATTCTCTTACAGTCCGTGAAAATGTTGGTTTTCTATT GTATGAAAATTCCAAGATGTCAGAGGATAGGATAGCAGAACTTGTGGCAGAAAATTTGGCAGCAGTGGGGCTAAAG GGAGTTGAAGACCGTTTGCCATCTGAACTGTCTGGTGGCATGAAAAAACGTGTAGCTTTAGCTAGGTCTCTGATATTTGATAACACAAAGGAGGTGGTAGAACCAGAG GTGCTCTTGTATGATGAACCCACAGCAGGACTTGATCCTATTGCTTCCACCGTAGTTGAAGATCTCATCCGCTCTGTGCATATGAAAGGAGAGGATGCCCTTGGAAAGCCAGGAAAGATCGCATCCTATGTGGTTGTCACTCATCAGCACAGCACCATAAAAAGAGCTGTTGATAG ATTGTTGTTTCTTTATGAGGGAAGGATAGTGTGGGAAGGAATGACTCATGAATTTACCACATCCACAAATCCCATAGTCAGACAG TTTGCATCTGGCAGCTTAGATGGGCCGATCAAATACTAA